A stretch of Flavobacterium sp. N2270 DNA encodes these proteins:
- a CDS encoding RHS repeat-associated core domain-containing protein, producing the protein MYTTFLYTYFVANDYPSFGMLVPNRHGSSDAYRYGFQGQEKDDELKGEGNSLNYTYRMHDPRVGRFFAIDPLEKDYPWYTPYQFSGNKVIQYVELEGLEESESGSNSSSGASDYAQTTDSNGTPTGNILEVSLRPIEVVGQIKPKTYGGTPEVTNQYYPSYSKDEYIDKFGAEKYYNYTSEDAVAFHKWTLDKTKESNDAELLFKLGFFIQGYTTLGDVVNPFQGFNVARTILSSSSVSKFNYKIRFTNSNPYSKFGFKKISSIDDLKEAKGLYIFDDAVENLPYVGKSNNSVLSRINNHIKNKKYFKGGEIYFKPLIGKATDFEVQETIIINELGGLRGTANKRLPVSTQRNEALQLGINNYGKYQN; encoded by the coding sequence ATTTACACCACGTTCTTATACACTTATTTTGTAGCTAATGACTATCCTTCTTTTGGAATGCTCGTACCAAACCGCCACGGCTCAAGTGACGCCTACCGTTACGGCTTCCAAGGACAAGAGAAAGACGACGAACTAAAAGGCGAAGGAAACTCTTTAAACTACACTTATCGTATGCACGATCCAAGGGTGGGTAGGTTTTTTGCTATTGACCCGCTTGAGAAAGACTATCCTTGGTATACACCATACCAATTTAGTGGAAATAAAGTAATTCAGTATGTTGAATTAGAAGGACTTGAAGAGTCTGAGTCAGGCTCGAATTCTAGTTCAGGTGCTAGTGACTATGCTCAGACTACTGACTCTAATGGAACACCAACAGGGAATATTTTAGAAGTTTCATTGAGGCCTATCGAAGTAGTAGGGCAAATAAAACCAAAAACATATGGAGGAACTCCAGAAGTAACTAATCAATATTACCCATCTTATTCTAAAGATGAATATATTGATAAGTTTGGAGCTGAAAAATATTACAATTATACTAGTGAAGATGCGGTAGCTTTCCACAAATGGACATTAGACAAAACAAAAGAAAGTAATGATGCCGAATTATTGTTTAAATTAGGCTTTTTTATTCAGGGATATACCACCCTTGGAGATGTAGTTAATCCGTTTCAAGGTTTTAATGTAGCTAGGACAATCCTATCAAGTTCAAGTGTTAGTAAATTCAATTATAAGATAAGATTTACAAATAGTAATCCTTATTCTAAATTTGGATTCAAAAAAATTAGTAGTATTGATGATTTAAAAGAAGCTAAAGGGCTTTATATTTTTGATGATGCTGTTGAAAATTTACCTTATGTAGGCAAGTCTAATAACAGTGTTTTATCAAGAATAAATAATCATATAAAAAATAAAAAATATTTTAAAGGAGGAGAAATATATTTTAAACCATTAATTGGTAAAGCAACAGATTTTGAAGTACAAGAGACTATAATTATCAATGAATTAGGAGGCCTTAGAGGAACTGCTAACAAAAGATTACCTGTTAGTACTCAAAGAAATGAAGCTTTACAGCTTGGAATTAATAATTATGGAAAATATCAAAATTAA
- a CDS encoding RHS repeat domain-containing protein, whose translation MLVPGRTFSSPAYRYGFQGQEKDDELKGEGNSLNYTFRMHDPRVGRFFAVDPLEFKYPYLTPYQFSSNTPIMDVELEGLESKAKPNRNELTNGEKFLLNSLEFFENLSVFTSNNKYKKDGNIEHTAINALEGVKSLYDITFEVIGVMEVAKYGIGDLDDGISFGKSKSIFNLYKAESSFIKTTLTVTNEMNLFQKIQTRKNFVLLKFASAIDKYGIDHINWAKKVFSQKIKGNNLNGNRIVQWRNPSNPNPSPFFTLENQNPNKLGIPKTHTKKYYVELDEEYDFLTSTANRVKAFSDLDPGVDGFYDGGGTQLYSPDAAKNARFIPAND comes from the coding sequence ATGCTCGTACCAGGACGCACTTTCTCTAGCCCAGCATACCGTTACGGCTTCCAAGGACAAGAAAAAGATGACGAATTAAAAGGGGAAGGAAATTCTTTAAACTATACCTTTAGAATGCATGACCCACGGGTTGGAAGGTTTTTTGCTGTTGACCCGTTGGAATTTAAATATCCATATTTAACTCCTTATCAGTTTAGTTCTAATACACCTATTATGGATGTAGAATTGGAAGGCTTAGAGTCAAAAGCAAAACCAAATAGAAACGAATTAACAAATGGGGAGAAATTTTTATTAAACTCATTAGAATTTTTTGAAAACTTATCAGTATTTACAAGTAATAACAAATATAAGAAAGATGGTAATATTGAGCATACTGCAATAAATGCTCTAGAAGGGGTTAAGAGTTTATACGATATTACTTTTGAGGTAATTGGAGTTATGGAAGTTGCTAAATACGGTATTGGTGATTTAGATGATGGAATTAGTTTTGGTAAATCAAAATCAATTTTTAATTTATATAAAGCCGAATCAAGTTTTATAAAAACCACTTTGACTGTTACGAACGAGATGAATTTATTTCAAAAAATTCAAACAAGGAAGAATTTCGTTTTACTTAAATTTGCCTCAGCTATCGATAAGTATGGAATTGACCATATTAATTGGGCAAAAAAAGTTTTTTCTCAAAAAATAAAAGGAAATAACTTAAATGGGAATAGAATTGTTCAATGGAGAAATCCATCAAATCCAAACCCTAGTCCTTTCTTTACATTAGAGAATCAAAATCCGAATAAATTAGGTATTCCAAAAACGCATACAAAAAAATATTATGTTGAACTTGATGAAGAATATGATTTTCTAACATCAACTGCTAATAGAGTAAAAGCTTTTTCAGACTTAGACCCAGGAGTAGATGGTTTTTATGATGGGGGTGGTACACAGTTATATTCTCCTGATGCTGCTAAAAATGCTAGATTCATACCTGCTAATGATTAA